The proteins below come from a single Mycolicibacterium sp. TY81 genomic window:
- the fadD2 gene encoding long-chain-fatty-acid--CoA ligase FadD2, producing the protein MAKLTDLPSQVANKVQETLEKSVGKYVDRGAAELHYAKKMFEAGALKLESPQHIAAMLADIARWGEIGMVPALNARRTPHRTAVIDDDGDITFQEFDDAVNATANALRAKGVQAGEGVAILARNHRWFLISVYGAARVGARIILMNTEFSGPQIKEVSEREGAQLIIYDDEYAGAVALSEPPLGKLRALGHNPDKPEPSGSIDESLAEVIARTSSLAPPKAAKSASIIILTSGTTGTPKGANRSAPPSLAPVGGVLSSVPFKSGEVTSLPAPMFHALGYLHSTIAMLLGSTLVLRRRFKPATVLADIERHRVTAMVVVPVMLSRILDELDKTSPKPNLSSLRIVFVSGSQLGSELATRALKDLGPVIYNLYGSTEISFATIARPQDLSINPATVGPVVKGVRVKIFDDNGKELPQGSVGRIFVGTTFPFEGYTGGGGKEIIDGMLSSGDVGYFDERGLLYVSGRDDEMIVSGGENVFPAEVEDLISGHPEVVEATAIGVDDKDFGARLRAFVVKTEGATVSEDDIKSYVRDHLARYKVPREVVFLDELPRNPTGKILKRALREMDL; encoded by the coding sequence ATGGCGAAGCTGACCGACCTCCCGTCACAGGTGGCAAACAAGGTTCAGGAAACTTTGGAGAAGTCGGTCGGTAAATATGTCGACCGCGGCGCCGCCGAATTGCACTACGCCAAGAAGATGTTCGAGGCGGGCGCGCTCAAACTCGAGTCGCCACAGCACATCGCGGCGATGCTGGCCGACATCGCCCGCTGGGGTGAGATCGGCATGGTCCCGGCGCTCAACGCGCGTCGTACCCCGCACCGCACCGCCGTCATCGACGACGACGGCGACATCACCTTCCAGGAGTTCGACGACGCCGTGAACGCCACGGCCAACGCGTTGCGGGCCAAGGGGGTTCAGGCCGGGGAAGGCGTGGCGATCCTGGCCCGCAACCACCGGTGGTTCCTGATCTCGGTATACGGCGCGGCGCGGGTGGGCGCGCGCATCATCCTGATGAACACCGAATTCTCGGGTCCACAGATCAAAGAGGTCTCTGAGCGCGAGGGCGCGCAGCTCATCATCTACGACGACGAATACGCCGGCGCCGTCGCGCTGTCCGAGCCGCCCCTGGGCAAGCTGCGGGCACTGGGGCACAACCCGGACAAGCCGGAACCGTCGGGCAGCATCGACGAATCCCTGGCCGAGGTCATCGCCCGGACCAGCAGCCTGGCGCCGCCGAAGGCGGCCAAATCGGCGTCCATCATCATCTTGACCAGCGGCACCACGGGAACTCCCAAGGGCGCCAACCGAAGTGCCCCGCCGTCGCTCGCCCCGGTGGGTGGCGTGCTGTCGTCAGTGCCGTTCAAATCCGGTGAGGTGACCAGCCTGCCCGCGCCGATGTTCCACGCGCTCGGGTACCTGCACTCGACCATCGCCATGCTGCTCGGCAGCACGCTGGTGCTGCGGCGCCGGTTCAAGCCGGCCACCGTGCTCGCCGACATCGAGCGGCACCGGGTCACCGCCATGGTGGTGGTGCCGGTGATGTTGTCGCGCATTCTGGACGAGCTGGACAAGACGTCACCGAAGCCGAACCTGTCGAGCCTGCGCATCGTCTTCGTGTCGGGTTCACAGTTGGGATCCGAACTGGCGACGCGGGCGCTCAAGGATCTGGGCCCGGTGATCTACAACCTGTACGGGTCGACCGAGATCTCGTTCGCCACCATCGCGCGGCCGCAGGACCTGTCGATCAACCCGGCGACGGTCGGCCCGGTGGTCAAGGGCGTCCGCGTGAAGATTTTCGACGACAACGGCAAGGAACTGCCGCAGGGCAGCGTCGGGCGCATCTTCGTCGGCACCACATTCCCGTTCGAGGGGTACACCGGCGGCGGTGGCAAGGAGATCATCGACGGGATGCTGTCGTCGGGCGACGTCGGCTATTTCGACGAGCGGGGATTGCTGTATGTCAGTGGCCGTGACGACGAGATGATCGTGTCGGGCGGCGAGAACGTCTTCCCTGCCGAGGTCGAGGACCTGATCAGCGGGCATCCCGAGGTGGTGGAGGCGACCGCGATCGGCGTCGACGACAAGGACTTCGGCGCGCGGCTGCGGGCCTTCGTCGTCAAGACCGAGGGGGCGACGGTCAGCGAGGACGACATCAAGTCCTACGTCCGAGATCACCTGGCGCGCTACAAGGTTCCGCGTGAGGTCGTCTTCCTCGACGAGCTGCCGCGTAACCCCACGGGCAAGATCCTCAAGCGCGCGCTACGGGAGATGGACCTCTAG
- a CDS encoding acyl-CoA dehydrogenase → MPIAITSEHNDLADSVRSLVARVAPSEVLHEALETPISNPPPYWAAAADQGLQGLHLSEAVGGQGFGILELAITLAEFGYGAVPGPFVPSAIASALIAAHDPKSALLPGLASGEIIAAYALNSGLTATTQGDGLVVSGEIRAVPAAAQAELLVVPVDGRWVALDTASLQIDPVQSVDPLHPVAHVRADAVPVAADRILTGLDQSHARALITTLLSAACVGVARWATDTAAAYAKIRKQFGRPIGQFQAIKHKCANMIAETERATGAVWDAARALDEHASGDAESDYLFAAAVAATLAPVAAQHCAQDCIQVHGGIGFTWEHDTNVYYRHAIALVAGFGRAADHPRQVVDLATTSGMRSIDIDLDPDTEKLRAEIRAEVAALKALPSGPERNAAIAEGGWVQPHLPTPWGRAAEPIEQIIIAQEFSTGKVRRPQMGIAAWIIPSIVAFGTHKQQQDFLPPTFRGDMIWCQLFSEPGAGSDLASLTTKAVKVDGGWRITGQKIWTTGAQFSAWGALLARTDPNAPKHQGITYFLLDMKSPGVEVKPLRELTGNAMFNTVFIDDVFVPDDMVLGEVNRGWEVSRNTLTNERVSIGSSEPPFLASLDQLVEFLRDGEFDELQRHEAGKLIAEGHAAKLLNMRSTLLTLAGGDPMPAAAISKLLSMKTGQGYAEFGVASFGSDAVVGDPQQPSGRWDEYLLAGRATTIYGGTSEVQLNIIAERLLGLPRDP, encoded by the coding sequence ATGCCCATCGCGATCACGTCCGAGCACAACGATCTGGCCGATTCGGTCCGATCCCTGGTGGCGCGGGTCGCGCCGTCCGAGGTCTTGCACGAGGCCCTCGAGACCCCGATCAGCAACCCGCCGCCGTATTGGGCCGCGGCCGCCGACCAAGGCCTGCAGGGCCTGCACCTGTCGGAAGCCGTTGGCGGACAAGGCTTCGGCATCCTCGAACTCGCGATCACCCTGGCCGAGTTCGGCTACGGCGCCGTCCCCGGCCCGTTCGTCCCGTCGGCCATCGCCAGTGCGCTGATCGCCGCGCACGACCCCAAGTCGGCCCTGCTGCCCGGCCTGGCCTCCGGCGAGATCATCGCCGCGTACGCCTTGAACTCGGGCCTGACCGCCACCACCCAGGGCGACGGACTCGTCGTCAGCGGTGAGATCCGCGCCGTCCCCGCGGCCGCGCAAGCCGAGCTCCTGGTGGTGCCCGTCGACGGCCGGTGGGTGGCCCTCGACACCGCGAGCCTGCAGATCGACCCAGTCCAGAGCGTCGACCCGCTGCACCCCGTCGCCCACGTCCGCGCCGACGCCGTACCGGTCGCCGCCGACCGCATCCTCACCGGCCTGGACCAGTCGCACGCCCGGGCCCTGATCACGACGCTGCTGTCGGCCGCATGTGTCGGCGTCGCGCGGTGGGCCACCGACACCGCCGCCGCGTACGCCAAGATCCGCAAGCAGTTCGGCCGCCCCATCGGTCAGTTCCAGGCCATCAAGCACAAGTGCGCCAACATGATTGCCGAGACCGAGCGGGCCACGGGCGCCGTCTGGGATGCCGCCCGCGCGCTCGACGAGCACGCGTCCGGTGACGCCGAATCCGACTACCTGTTCGCCGCCGCGGTGGCCGCGACCCTGGCGCCCGTCGCCGCGCAGCACTGTGCGCAGGACTGCATCCAGGTGCACGGCGGCATCGGCTTCACCTGGGAACACGACACCAACGTGTACTACCGGCACGCCATCGCGCTGGTCGCCGGATTCGGCCGGGCCGCGGACCACCCGCGCCAGGTCGTGGACCTCGCCACGACCTCCGGCATGCGGTCCATCGACATCGACCTGGACCCGGACACCGAGAAGCTGCGCGCCGAGATCCGGGCGGAAGTGGCTGCGCTGAAAGCACTTCCGAGCGGACCGGAGCGCAACGCCGCGATCGCCGAAGGCGGCTGGGTGCAGCCGCACCTGCCGACGCCCTGGGGCCGGGCCGCAGAGCCGATCGAGCAGATCATCATCGCTCAGGAGTTCAGCACCGGAAAGGTGCGCAGGCCACAGATGGGCATCGCGGCGTGGATCATCCCGTCGATCGTCGCGTTCGGCACCCACAAGCAGCAGCAGGACTTCCTGCCGCCGACGTTCCGCGGCGACATGATCTGGTGCCAGCTGTTCTCCGAGCCCGGTGCCGGCAGCGACCTCGCCAGCCTGACCACCAAGGCCGTCAAGGTCGACGGCGGCTGGCGCATCACCGGCCAGAAGATCTGGACGACGGGAGCCCAGTTCTCCGCGTGGGGTGCGCTCCTGGCCCGGACCGACCCCAACGCGCCGAAACATCAAGGCATCACGTATTTCCTGCTCGACATGAAGAGCCCCGGCGTCGAGGTGAAACCGCTGCGCGAGCTCACCGGCAACGCGATGTTCAACACCGTCTTCATCGACGACGTCTTCGTGCCCGACGACATGGTGCTCGGCGAGGTGAACCGCGGCTGGGAGGTCAGCCGCAACACCCTGACCAACGAACGGGTGTCGATCGGCAGCAGCGAGCCGCCGTTCCTGGCCAGCCTCGATCAATTAGTGGAGTTCCTGCGGGACGGCGAATTCGACGAACTGCAGCGCCACGAAGCCGGCAAGCTCATCGCCGAGGGCCACGCCGCGAAGTTGCTCAACATGCGCTCGACGCTGCTGACCCTCGCCGGTGGCGATCCGATGCCGGCCGCCGCGATCTCCAAGCTGCTCTCGATGAAGACCGGCCAGGGTTATGCCGAATTCGGGGTGGCGTCATTCGGCAGCGACGCGGTTGTCGGTGACCCGCAACAGCCCTCCGGCCGGTGGGACGAATACCTGTTGGCCGGCCGCGCGACGACAATCTACGGCGGCACCTCCGAGGTGCAGTTGAACATCATCGCCGAGCGGCTGCTGGGCCTGCCGCGCGACCCGTAA
- a CDS encoding 2-hydroxyacid dehydrogenase, giving the protein MDRQAVAVNPAIRVLAHFTPGPRVTEFLAPLGDLVDVRFCAADDDATFYRELPEADVLWHVLRPVSADDLERGRRLKLVHKMGAGVNTIDVDAATRLGIAVANMPGANAPSVAEGTVMLMLAALRRLPELDRATRAGAGWPTDPTLGETVRDLGSCTVGLIGYGNIAKRVETILTAMGATVVHTNTRGAQGHPGWRTLPDLLAVSDVVSLHLPLTEHTEGLLDAAALSRMKPGAVLVNTSRGAVIDEPALVSALQHGPLQAAGLDVFATEPVDAANPLLKLDNVVVSPHTTWYTADTMHRYLAEAVGNCERLAAGQQLANVVNEVNL; this is encoded by the coding sequence ATGGATCGCCAAGCGGTGGCGGTGAATCCGGCCATCCGGGTACTGGCGCACTTCACGCCCGGCCCGCGCGTTACCGAATTCCTGGCCCCGCTCGGCGATCTGGTCGATGTGCGGTTCTGCGCCGCGGACGACGACGCGACGTTCTACCGGGAACTGCCGGAGGCCGATGTGCTGTGGCATGTCCTGCGGCCGGTCAGCGCCGACGATCTGGAACGGGGCCGGCGCCTCAAGCTGGTCCACAAGATGGGCGCGGGCGTCAACACCATCGATGTCGATGCCGCGACGCGCCTCGGCATTGCCGTGGCCAACATGCCCGGCGCCAACGCGCCGTCGGTCGCCGAGGGCACCGTCATGCTGATGCTGGCCGCCCTGCGCCGGCTACCGGAACTCGACCGCGCCACGCGCGCCGGCGCCGGCTGGCCCACCGACCCGACGCTCGGCGAGACGGTGCGGGATCTCGGCAGCTGCACCGTCGGCCTGATCGGGTACGGCAACATCGCCAAACGAGTCGAGACCATCCTCACCGCCATGGGCGCGACCGTCGTGCACACCAATACCCGTGGCGCACAGGGCCACCCCGGCTGGCGGACGCTCCCCGACCTGCTGGCCGTCAGCGATGTCGTCTCGCTACACCTGCCGCTCACCGAACACACCGAAGGACTGCTCGACGCCGCGGCGCTGTCGCGGATGAAACCGGGTGCGGTCCTGGTCAACACCTCACGCGGCGCCGTCATCGACGAACCCGCGCTGGTCTCCGCACTACAGCACGGGCCCCTGCAGGCCGCGGGCCTCGACGTCTTCGCCACCGAGCCCGTCGACGCCGCCAATCCACTGCTCAAGCTCGACAACGTCGTCGTCAGCCCGCACACCACGTGGTACACCGCCGACACCATGCACCGCTACCTGGCCGAAGCGGTCGGTAACTGCGAGCGACTCGCCGCTGGACAGCAGCTGGCCAACGTAGTGAACGAAGTGAACCTCTAA
- a CDS encoding alpha/beta hydrolase gives MNRPGSSSAAGVTREFIGMDSPTALRAGSGGHPCQGIYYRGMGRKPKVAMIATHYQIDFAEHYLADYMATRGIGFLGWNTRFRGYESSFLLDHALVDIGVGVRWLREVAGVETVVLLGNSGGGSLMAAYQAQALSPHITPLDGMRPAAGVYDLPPADGYISSAAHPGRPDVLTNWMDGSVTDETDALATDPDLDPFAEHNGPPFSPEFVQRYRDAQVARNHAITDWVEAEYARVRAAGFRDRPFTVMRTWADLRMIDPTLEPTKRPANQCYAGTPVQANRSANGIAAACTLRSWLTMWSLRHAQTRAEPHLALIDNPALVINAEQDSGVYPSDAQRIFDALASTDKTLHAIDSDHYFTTPGARSEQADLIAKWIAKRWR, from the coding sequence ATGAACAGACCCGGAAGTTCGTCCGCCGCGGGAGTCACCCGAGAATTCATCGGAATGGACTCGCCCACCGCGCTGCGCGCCGGGTCCGGTGGCCACCCGTGCCAGGGCATCTACTACCGGGGCATGGGCCGCAAGCCCAAGGTGGCGATGATCGCCACGCACTACCAGATCGACTTCGCCGAGCACTACCTCGCCGACTACATGGCAACCCGCGGTATCGGGTTCCTCGGCTGGAACACCCGATTCCGCGGCTACGAATCCAGCTTCCTGCTCGATCACGCGCTCGTGGACATCGGGGTCGGGGTGCGCTGGCTACGCGAGGTGGCCGGCGTGGAAACCGTTGTTCTGCTTGGCAATTCAGGCGGCGGATCGCTCATGGCCGCCTATCAGGCCCAGGCGCTGTCACCGCACATCACCCCACTGGACGGGATGCGCCCGGCCGCGGGCGTCTACGACCTGCCGCCGGCCGACGGCTACATCTCCAGCGCGGCACACCCGGGCCGACCGGACGTGCTCACCAATTGGATGGACGGTTCGGTGACCGACGAAACCGACGCGCTGGCAACCGATCCCGATCTCGACCCGTTCGCCGAGCACAACGGCCCGCCCTTCTCCCCGGAATTCGTTCAGCGCTACCGCGACGCGCAGGTCGCCCGAAACCACGCGATCACCGACTGGGTGGAAGCCGAGTACGCGCGTGTCCGCGCCGCGGGCTTCCGCGACCGCCCCTTCACGGTCATGCGGACCTGGGCCGACCTGCGCATGATCGACCCCACGCTCGAACCCACCAAACGCCCGGCCAATCAGTGCTATGCGGGCACCCCCGTCCAGGCCAACCGCTCGGCCAACGGCATCGCCGCCGCCTGCACGCTGCGCAGCTGGCTGACGATGTGGAGCCTGCGTCACGCGCAGACCCGGGCCGAACCGCACCTGGCCCTCATCGACAACCCCGCGCTGGTGATCAACGCCGAGCAGGATTCCGGCGTGTATCCCTCTGACGCGCAACGCATCTTCGACGCCCTGGCGTCCACGGACAAGACGCTGCACGCCATCGACTCCGACCACTACTTCACGACCCCGGGCGCCCGCAGCGAACAGGCCGATCTCATCGCCAAATGGATCGCCAAGCGGTGGCGGTGA
- a CDS encoding TetR/AcrR family transcriptional regulator: MTVAPREQLPTVRGRQTQAAIDSAARAVIARKGILATTISDIAAEAGRSTASFYNYYDSKEAMVHEWAQRFRDEARERALPAISAELTNWERSHQAAAAHWETYRHRLAEVIAISQLAMINEDFAQYWSEICELPISLIVSMVKHAQQQGFCPDDNPRLVAVALVSMLNQFCYTQLSGDGATTADDDACVTTLANIFYRTIYHEGNPRT, from the coding sequence GTGACCGTCGCGCCCCGCGAGCAGCTCCCCACCGTGCGGGGCCGCCAGACGCAGGCGGCGATCGACAGCGCCGCGCGCGCCGTCATTGCCCGCAAAGGCATTCTGGCGACCACCATTTCGGACATCGCGGCCGAGGCCGGCCGCTCCACCGCGTCGTTCTACAACTACTACGACTCCAAGGAGGCGATGGTCCATGAATGGGCACAGCGCTTCCGCGACGAAGCCCGCGAGCGGGCCCTGCCGGCCATCAGCGCCGAACTGACCAACTGGGAACGCTCCCACCAGGCCGCCGCCGCGCACTGGGAGACCTACCGGCACCGGCTTGCCGAGGTCATCGCCATTTCCCAGCTGGCAATGATCAACGAGGATTTCGCGCAGTATTGGTCCGAAATCTGCGAGCTACCGATCTCCCTGATCGTGTCGATGGTCAAACACGCTCAGCAGCAAGGCTTCTGCCCGGACGACAATCCACGGCTCGTTGCCGTGGCATTGGTATCGATGCTGAACCAGTTCTGCTATACCCAATTGTCAGGCGACGGCGCCACCACCGCAGACGACGACGCCTGCGTCACCACCCTGGCCAACATCTTCTACCGGACCATCTACCACGAGGGGAATCCGCGTACATGA
- a CDS encoding VOC family protein produces the protein MIKPDNRNAEFELGGINHVALVCADMARTVDFYSGVLGMPLVKSLDLPGGMGQHFFFDAGNGDCVAFFWFAQAPDGEPGISQPAALPGLGEFVSAVGSLNHLAFHVPAEKFDEYRKRLKEKGVRVGPVLNHDESPMQASATVHPGVYVRSFYFQDPDGITLEFACWTKEFTEADTVTEPRTAADRRPAVAPA, from the coding sequence ATGATCAAGCCCGACAACCGCAACGCTGAATTCGAGCTGGGCGGCATCAACCATGTCGCCCTCGTCTGCGCGGACATGGCGCGGACCGTCGACTTCTACTCGGGCGTGCTCGGCATGCCGTTGGTCAAGTCACTGGATCTGCCGGGCGGCATGGGGCAGCACTTCTTCTTCGACGCCGGTAACGGCGACTGCGTGGCGTTCTTCTGGTTCGCGCAGGCGCCCGACGGGGAGCCCGGCATCTCGCAGCCGGCGGCGCTGCCCGGCCTCGGCGAGTTCGTGAGTGCCGTCGGCTCGTTGAACCACTTGGCCTTTCATGTGCCCGCGGAGAAGTTCGACGAGTACCGCAAGCGGCTGAAGGAAAAGGGCGTGCGGGTCGGCCCGGTACTCAACCACGACGAGAGCCCCATGCAGGCGTCGGCCACGGTGCATCCCGGTGTGTACGTGCGGTCGTTCTACTTCCAGGACCCGGACGGCATCACGCTGGAATTCGCCTGCTGGACCAAGGAATTCACCGAGGCCGATACGGTGACCGAGCCGCGGACAGCGGCCGACCGGAGGCCGGCGGTGGCTCCGGCCTGA
- a CDS encoding hydrolase: protein MPTWICDGCGVEHADTDTRPPENSCVFTVEVVPIEECGHLPPHGTWTTLERLAAQPHQTEYVDHGRGVHSLRRAPRFAIGHRSYLVQTAAGNMLWDAPSYLDDSIVGLVNALGGVAVIASSHPHMFGAQLSWSKAFGGAPVYVNARDQEWVPVADPVIEYWDSEIEPLPGLRLVHVGGHMRGSAVAVCPDGTLLVGDTISGALAKDWVSFQRMYPKHLPLSAAVVRRIVDRLDAYEYDRLYTLGGDEIDHDAKDIVHRSADAHIRHVSGEFDHLT from the coding sequence ATGCCTACTTGGATTTGCGACGGATGTGGAGTCGAGCACGCCGACACCGACACGCGGCCGCCCGAGAACAGTTGTGTTTTCACGGTCGAGGTCGTTCCCATCGAGGAATGCGGCCACTTGCCACCACATGGCACCTGGACGACTCTGGAACGTCTTGCCGCGCAGCCACATCAGACCGAATACGTCGACCATGGCCGGGGAGTGCACAGCCTGCGCAGGGCACCCCGGTTCGCGATCGGGCACCGGTCATATCTGGTGCAGACTGCTGCCGGCAACATGTTGTGGGATGCGCCGAGCTACCTGGACGATTCGATCGTCGGTCTGGTGAATGCGCTCGGCGGGGTCGCGGTGATCGCGTCGAGCCATCCCCATATGTTCGGCGCCCAGCTGTCCTGGAGCAAGGCGTTCGGCGGCGCCCCGGTCTACGTGAATGCCCGTGACCAGGAATGGGTTCCGGTCGCCGATCCGGTCATCGAATACTGGGACAGCGAGATCGAGCCGCTGCCGGGACTTCGGCTGGTGCACGTGGGTGGTCACATGCGGGGCAGTGCCGTGGCGGTGTGCCCGGACGGCACGCTGCTCGTCGGGGACACCATCTCGGGCGCCCTGGCCAAAGACTGGGTGTCGTTCCAGCGCATGTACCCCAAGCACTTGCCGCTGTCGGCGGCAGTGGTTCGGCGTATCGTCGACCGCCTTGATGCCTACGAATACGACCGGCTCTACACCCTGGGTGGCGACGAGATCGACCACGACGCCAAGGACATCGTGCACCGCTCCGCCGACGCTCATATCCGCCATGTCAGCGGTGAATTCGACCACCTGACCTGA
- a CDS encoding SAM-dependent methyltransferase: MHEGAQAVANTGLLVAAIRADESRRPDRLFTDPFAERLAGETGRRLLAEAVAEAGDRPTRQIVVRTRFWDEALLRATQSVRQVVILAAGMDARAFRLPWPGGTTVYELDQPDVIAAKAAALAGEEPSCTRVAVGVDLTGDWTDALRSNGFDDRQPTVWLMEGLLQYLDAAAVGTLFERVDALSAAGSVLLYDVVGKTLLDAQLLAAVRQSMARNGAPWLFGTDQPGELAERHGWSAVVTDVAVPGNEWGRWFAPAVPMDVPDVPRGYFVEATK, translated from the coding sequence ATGCACGAAGGAGCACAGGCCGTCGCGAACACCGGTCTTCTGGTCGCCGCCATCCGGGCCGATGAATCCCGCCGTCCCGACCGCCTTTTCACCGATCCGTTCGCCGAACGCCTGGCCGGTGAGACGGGCCGCCGACTGCTCGCGGAGGCCGTCGCCGAAGCCGGGGACCGCCCGACGCGGCAGATCGTGGTGCGCACCCGATTCTGGGACGAGGCCCTGCTGCGCGCCACGCAGTCTGTCCGCCAGGTCGTCATTCTCGCCGCGGGCATGGACGCCCGCGCGTTCCGGCTGCCCTGGCCCGGCGGCACCACCGTCTACGAACTGGACCAGCCCGATGTGATCGCCGCCAAGGCCGCGGCACTGGCAGGCGAAGAACCGTCGTGCACCCGGGTTGCCGTCGGCGTCGATCTCACCGGTGACTGGACAGATGCCTTGCGGTCCAATGGCTTTGACGACCGGCAGCCGACGGTGTGGTTGATGGAAGGCCTGCTGCAGTACCTCGACGCGGCCGCCGTCGGCACGCTCTTCGAACGGGTCGACGCGCTGTCCGCGGCCGGTTCGGTGCTGCTGTACGACGTCGTCGGCAAGACGCTGCTCGACGCACAGCTGCTCGCGGCGGTACGCCAGTCGATGGCCCGCAACGGCGCGCCGTGGCTGTTCGGGACCGATCAACCGGGTGAGCTCGCGGAGCGCCACGGCTGGTCGGCCGTCGTCACCGATGTGGCTGTGCCGGGCAATGAGTGGGGACGCTGGTTCGCCCCCGCGGTACCGATGGACGTACCCGACGTGCCGCGCGGTTACTTCGTCGAGGCGACGAAGTAG
- a CDS encoding AraC family transcriptional regulator gives MNGPQLHRPRPPLSQHIDFIGYWAHGGGTADRSRALPRGAVTVVIDVGGRDRVDFFSADGAIRMPVEPSFLTGPGTLSYVTRIDPGEAVLTIHFRPGGALPFFGIPLADLENSCVNLTDLWGAAATQLREQLIETPGWPRRIEIVEAFLLARLRPVSHTLMPVLHTAEHQPSLRVSDAAELTGLSPKRLIATFRNEIGLTPKAYLRVRRLQAALRLLDAGSSDGAGVAATLGYFDQPHFVREFRGFTSVTPTQYTQRRSALPSHVGLSG, from the coding sequence GTGAACGGCCCCCAGCTGCACCGGCCCCGGCCGCCGCTGAGCCAGCACATCGACTTCATCGGGTACTGGGCGCACGGCGGCGGCACCGCCGATCGGAGCCGGGCACTGCCGCGCGGCGCGGTGACCGTGGTGATCGATGTCGGCGGGCGAGATCGCGTCGACTTCTTCTCCGCCGACGGCGCCATCCGAATGCCGGTCGAGCCGTCATTCCTCACCGGCCCGGGCACGCTGTCGTACGTCACCCGGATCGATCCCGGCGAAGCGGTACTGACCATTCATTTCCGGCCCGGCGGCGCGCTGCCGTTCTTCGGAATTCCGTTGGCGGACTTGGAGAATTCCTGCGTCAACCTGACCGACCTCTGGGGGGCCGCCGCCACCCAGCTGCGCGAGCAACTGATCGAGACACCGGGCTGGCCGCGGCGCATCGAGATCGTCGAAGCCTTCCTCCTCGCCCGGTTGCGGCCGGTATCCCACACGCTGATGCCCGTCCTGCACACCGCCGAACACCAACCGTCGCTTCGGGTTTCCGATGCGGCCGAACTGACCGGCCTCTCCCCCAAACGCCTGATCGCGACATTCCGGAACGAGATCGGGCTCACCCCGAAGGCCTATCTGCGCGTGCGGCGACTGCAGGCCGCCCTGCGCCTGCTCGATGCCGGCAGCAGCGACGGCGCCGGCGTCGCGGCCACTCTCGGGTACTTCGATCAACCCCACTTCGTGCGCGAGTTCCGCGGGTTCACCTCGGTCACGCCGACGCAGTACACCCAGCGGCGCAGCGCGCTGCCGAGTCACGTCGGGCTGTCGGGATAG
- a CDS encoding TetR/AcrR family transcriptional regulator, with translation MPQVRPYRGIDAAERLAQRRARLIDAGLEILGAAPPAPELTVRTICAGAGVAMRYFYESFTDKDVFVEAVFDHVIAELATTTQAAVAAAPPDEQSRAGMANIVHAIADDPRVGRLLFSAQLSNEVVARKRNESTVFFAMLLGQHAGDALQLPAGDRRRASTHFAVGGVGQTLSAWLSGEITFTPDELIDHLALLLDTLGKRAVRR, from the coding sequence GTGCCTCAGGTACGGCCGTACCGCGGGATCGACGCGGCAGAACGCCTGGCCCAACGACGGGCCCGGCTGATCGACGCCGGACTGGAGATTTTGGGTGCCGCGCCACCGGCACCGGAGCTCACCGTCCGGACCATCTGCGCCGGAGCGGGCGTGGCGATGCGCTACTTCTACGAAAGCTTCACCGACAAGGACGTTTTCGTCGAGGCGGTGTTCGACCATGTGATCGCCGAGCTCGCCACCACGACGCAGGCGGCGGTCGCCGCGGCGCCGCCCGACGAGCAGAGCCGCGCCGGTATGGCCAACATCGTGCACGCCATCGCCGACGACCCCAGGGTCGGCCGCCTGCTGTTCAGCGCCCAGCTGTCCAACGAGGTCGTGGCCCGCAAGCGCAACGAGTCGACGGTCTTCTTCGCCATGCTGCTCGGCCAGCACGCCGGCGACGCCCTTCAGTTGCCGGCCGGAGACCGGCGCCGGGCCAGCACTCATTTTGCCGTCGGGGGCGTCGGCCAGACGCTGAGCGCCTGGCTGTCGGGCGAAATCACCTTCACTCCAGACGAATTGATCGATCATCTGGCGCTGCTGCTGGACACGCTCGGCAAGCGGGCCGTCCGCCGGTGA